In Silene latifolia isolate original U9 population chromosome X, ASM4854445v1, whole genome shotgun sequence, the following proteins share a genomic window:
- the LOC141618006 gene encoding serine/arginine-rich splicing factor RS40-like isoform X1 yields MARPIFCGNFDFEARASDLERLFRRFGKVDRVDMKNGFAFIYMDDERDAGYAIRALDRTDFGRKGRRLRVEWTKHEQGGRKPVSSRKSANLRPSKTLFVINFPSHTQTRDLERHFDPYGKIVNVRIRGNFGFVQYDSQEDATKALDATNMSKFLDRVITVEYSSRGDDDSRRNGYSPDRRVRDRSPRRRSPSPFRRERGSPDYGTGPSPISYRRERGSPVYGNGSSRSPRRLQRASPGYNRKRSLTPRRDVRASPEYRGRGRSRSRSPRGENNGNGYGRQPSLVDSDREEGAILDDDPEPASPIRKHNSMDRPIGVSRSPVDNRYKSRSPLALDRPVGESRSPVDNSRSPNVRERSQS; encoded by the exons ATGGCACGGCCAATCTTCTGTGGAAACTTCGATTTTGAGGCTCGTGCATCTGATCTGGAGCGTCTGTTTAGGCGTTTTGGCAAAGTTGATAGAGTTGATATGAAAAATG ggtttgcatTCATCTACATGGATGATGAGAGAGATGCTGGATATGCCATTCGAGCGCTTGATAGAACAGACTTTGGCAGGAAAGGGAGGAGGCTTCGTGTTGAGTGGACGAAG CATGAACAAGGTGGCCGAAAACCTGTCAGTTCAAGAAAGTCAGCTAATCTAAGGCCTTCAAAGACTCTGTTCGTTATTAATTTCCCATCTCATACTCAAACAAGAGACTTGGAAAGGCACTTTGATCCTTATGGGAAGATTGTGAATGTTAGGATTAGAGGAAATTTTGGATTTGTTCAGTATGATTCTCAGGAGGATGCAACTAAGGCTTTGGATGCAACAAACATGAG CAAGTTTTTGGACCGGGTCATCACTGTGGAATATTCTTCCCGCGGTGATGATGACAGCAGAAGAAATGGCTATAGCCCTGATAGGAGAGTTCGTGATAGGTCACCTCGGAGACGCTCACCAAGCCCTTTTAGGAGAGAGAGGGGAAGTCCTGATTACGGTACTGGTCCTAGCCCTATTTCCTACAGAAGGGAAAGAGGCAGCCCTGTATATGGTAATGGCTCAAGCCGTAGTCCTCGTCGATTACAAAGGGCCAGCCCGGGTTACAATCGTAAGCGGAGTCTTACTCCTCGTCGTGATGTAAGAGCTTCTCCTGAGTACCGAGGTCGGGGTAGGAGTAGGAGTCGTAGTCCCCGTGGAGAAAACAATGGAAATGGCTATGGTCGGCAGCCAAGCTTGGTAGACAGCGATAGGGAAGAAGGGGCCATTCTTGATGATGATCCGGAACCTGCCAGTCCAATTAGAAAGCACAATTCAATGGACAGGCCCATTGGTGTATCTCGAAGCCCTGTGGATAATAGATATAAAAG CCGGTCTCCTTTGGCGCTTGACAGGCCTGTTGGTGAATCTAGAAGCCCTGTGGATAACAG CCGGTCGCCTAATGTTCGAGAAAGATCACAATCCTGA
- the LOC141618006 gene encoding serine/arginine-rich splicing factor RS40-like isoform X2 produces the protein MDDERDAGYAIRALDRTDFGRKGRRLRVEWTKHEQGGRKPVSSRKSANLRPSKTLFVINFPSHTQTRDLERHFDPYGKIVNVRIRGNFGFVQYDSQEDATKALDATNMSKFLDRVITVEYSSRGDDDSRRNGYSPDRRVRDRSPRRRSPSPFRRERGSPDYGTGPSPISYRRERGSPVYGNGSSRSPRRLQRASPGYNRKRSLTPRRDVRASPEYRGRGRSRSRSPRGENNGNGYGRQPSLVDSDREEGAILDDDPEPASPIRKHNSMDRPIGVSRSPVDNRYKSRSPLALDRPVGESRSPVDNSRSPNVRERSQS, from the exons ATGGATGATGAGAGAGATGCTGGATATGCCATTCGAGCGCTTGATAGAACAGACTTTGGCAGGAAAGGGAGGAGGCTTCGTGTTGAGTGGACGAAG CATGAACAAGGTGGCCGAAAACCTGTCAGTTCAAGAAAGTCAGCTAATCTAAGGCCTTCAAAGACTCTGTTCGTTATTAATTTCCCATCTCATACTCAAACAAGAGACTTGGAAAGGCACTTTGATCCTTATGGGAAGATTGTGAATGTTAGGATTAGAGGAAATTTTGGATTTGTTCAGTATGATTCTCAGGAGGATGCAACTAAGGCTTTGGATGCAACAAACATGAG CAAGTTTTTGGACCGGGTCATCACTGTGGAATATTCTTCCCGCGGTGATGATGACAGCAGAAGAAATGGCTATAGCCCTGATAGGAGAGTTCGTGATAGGTCACCTCGGAGACGCTCACCAAGCCCTTTTAGGAGAGAGAGGGGAAGTCCTGATTACGGTACTGGTCCTAGCCCTATTTCCTACAGAAGGGAAAGAGGCAGCCCTGTATATGGTAATGGCTCAAGCCGTAGTCCTCGTCGATTACAAAGGGCCAGCCCGGGTTACAATCGTAAGCGGAGTCTTACTCCTCGTCGTGATGTAAGAGCTTCTCCTGAGTACCGAGGTCGGGGTAGGAGTAGGAGTCGTAGTCCCCGTGGAGAAAACAATGGAAATGGCTATGGTCGGCAGCCAAGCTTGGTAGACAGCGATAGGGAAGAAGGGGCCATTCTTGATGATGATCCGGAACCTGCCAGTCCAATTAGAAAGCACAATTCAATGGACAGGCCCATTGGTGTATCTCGAAGCCCTGTGGATAATAGATATAAAAG CCGGTCTCCTTTGGCGCTTGACAGGCCTGTTGGTGAATCTAGAAGCCCTGTGGATAACAG CCGGTCGCCTAATGTTCGAGAAAGATCACAATCCTGA